The Oryzias melastigma strain HK-1 linkage group LG6, ASM292280v2, whole genome shotgun sequence genome includes a window with the following:
- the adck2 gene encoding uncharacterized aarF domain-containing protein kinase 2 produces MMAMMSFGGRAVLSLRSSLLHAGRFCRISAVQSPGALPVKGGQILAHIPKVTLVCWGAVGASCAASCQEAALPSLVPDRKSLAKVQVHKLIFFLRLSLRALILLLKFGPLLLFSPLTLLSSRCADRWLDALLWVTETSGPTFIKLGQWASTRRDIFPPEFCERFSRLHVKVRPHSWAHTKQCLRRAFGENWRRVLVFESKEPVGSGCVAQVYRGWARVDQVEDPAFQSLVDEMEKEDLLGAWEIPGLGGMVGTLQKVWKGNEEANVSDELHEDSSTEKERLMPVAIKVVHPGVRRQVEIDLLLMKSASWLIQCLPGLKWLSMCEVVQEFEKLMTKQIDLRCEAKNIEHFLENFRDVDHVKFPTPLRPFVTRNILVETFEESEPISKYLSSDVPKEVKQRIARMGVDTLLKMIFVDNFVHGDLHPGNILVQCRAPLTASSDGSGLSGEHHGKTTLTDLLDTVVVSVRPDPCPLQLVLLDAGIVAQLSDHDLANFKAVFTAVVLRQGEQVAELILHHARASECQDVPLFKKEMAELVDHALSNTLALGKIQVADLLSRVFGLLIKHKVKLESNFASIVFAIMVLEGLGRSLDPNLDILDLAKPLLLKNCAALL; encoded by the exons ATGATGGCTATGATGAGCTTTGGGGGGAGAGCGGTCCTCAGCCTGAGGTCGTCGCTCCTCCATGCTGGCCGCTTCTGCAGGATCAGTGCTGTGCAGAGTCCAGGTGCACTTCCGGTTAAAGGAGGGCAGATTTTAGCTCACATCCCCAAAGTGACACTGGTATGTTGGGGTGCAGTCGGTGCTTCATGTGCAGCCAGCTGTCAGGAGGCAGCTCTGCCCTCATTGGTGCCTGACCGGAAGtctttagctaaagtccaaGTCCACAAACTGATCTTCTTCCTGCGCCTCAGTCTCCGGGCTTTGATCCTCCTCCTGAAGTTTggtcctctcctcctcttttctcctCTGACTCTGCTCTCCTCTCGCTGCGCTGACCGCTGGCTTGATGCTCTGCTGTGGGTGACAGAGACCTCTGGACCAACCTTCATCAAGCTGGGCCAGTGGGCCAGCACCAGGCGGGACATCTTCCCGCCGGAGTTCTGTGAACGCTTCTCCAGGCTCCACGTGAAAGTGCGCCCTCACTCGTGGGCCCACACCAAGCAGTGTCTCCGGAGAGCCTTCGGAGAGAACTGGAGACGGGTGCTGGTGTTCGAGAGCAAAGAGCCCGTGGGCTCGGGATGCGTGGCCCAGGTGTACAGAGGCTGGGCCCGAGTGGACCAGGTGGAGGATCCGGCCTTCCAGTCTCTGGTGGACGAGATGGAGAAGGAAGACTTGCTGGGTGCCTGGGAGATCCCGGGATTGGGAGGCATGGTGGGAACACTGCAAAAAGTCTGGAAGGGCAACGAGGAAGCAAATGTTTCTGATGAGCTGCACGAAGACAGCAGCACAGAGAAGGAGCGCCTGATGCCGGTGGCGATCAAA GTGGTCCATCCAGGTGTCAGGAGGCAGGTGGAGATCGACCTGCTGCTGATGAAATCAGCAAGTTGGCTCATTCAGTGCCTGCCGGGACTGAAGTGGCTCAGCATGTGTGAAGTCGTGCAGGAGTTTGAGAAACTCATGACCAAACAG ATTGATCTACGTTGTGAGGCCAAAAACATCGAGCATTTCCTGGAGAACTTTCGAGACGTCGACCATGTCAAGTTCCCGACTCCGTTACGGCCGTTTGTCACCAGAAACATCCTGGTGGAAACCTTTGAA GAAAGTGAGCCGATTTCCAAATATCTGAGCTCGGATGTTCCGAAGGAGGTGAAGCAGAGAATAGCCAGAATGGGAGTGGACACGCTGCTGAAGATG ATTTTTGTTGATAACTTTGTCCACGGCGATCTCCATCCGGGCAACATCCTGGTCCAGTGTCGGGCGCCTCTCACCGCTTCCAGCGACGGTTCTGGCCTCTCTGGAGAACACCACGGGAAGACCACTCTCACAGACCTCCTGGACACGGTGGTGGTCAGCGTCAGACCTGACCCGTGCCCGCTCCAGCTGGTGCTGCTGGACGCCGGCATTGTGGCCCAGCTGAGCGACCACGACCTGGCCAACTTCAAGGCCGTCTTCACGGCTGTGGTGCTGCGTCAG GGTGAGCAAGTGGCAGAGCTGATCTTGCATCACGCCAGAGCCAGCGAATGCCAGGATGTGCCGCTGTTCAAAAAGGAGATGGCGGAGCTGGTGGATCACGCCCTCAGCAACACGCTCGCTCTGGGAAAG aTTCAAGTGGCCGACTTACTCTCCAGAGTCTTTGGTCTTCTCATCAAACACAAG GTGAAGCTGGAGAGCAACTTCGCCTCCATCGTGTTTGCCATCATGGTGCTGGAGGGTCTGGGCAGGTCACTCGACCCCAACTTGGACATCCTGGATTTGGCCAAACCCCTGCTGCTGAAGAACTGTGCCGCGCTGCTGTGA